The following proteins come from a genomic window of Gimesia chilikensis:
- a CDS encoding SHD1 domain-containing protein, with amino-acid sequence MFKISITCLLLLSFLTSQGSAADRIWTSADGRQRVRAEFAGLKGDQVQLKITGGLIVSLPLTQFSQRDQKYIQRTASTDTPDQTPNSETKKMVVADQVDSVKTADTETNKQVAVASSGDMKRLANDDIGKASRLLGEKFNLMLVNGLPVIHQEHFLELENIGSATERHQRHQAAVQALARERQNFSKLLERVALGVDESWVEEFLPNFIANHYPRQVVESVLNFKYQTGGAVGIWKGDNEFERRAAQQKFEREYGESLSELAIKGPFRICFISKARLSPYDFTRKGLSVKALAHGGTPVVPGVEWKTTFPTLPSSGGFRRSLNVAGSPVAGTSFWKVGPDIVNRLPSRTKKSFIGGAVTERWAFIATVVTFRSAPLLEPADRQMPAIFGTVDSVELFADPTLRKPLHSFPLKRYPTAVLVGGVEAVSESSQAVIPLDEFAVAGLIARNQGLKLKDESWTRIWQQVSKKDQQAVLKTREKLNSYTDLNFSIPSMISTQRASADLNQRVSSASQEVSRLRSEIQGLMSPSRQPFFPPFAGTFGATWDQDRESISAAQRQQLSDWLAGRTEAAGDLYRLNFKVVLDPRTDEPRLEDMSLTQQQAELRAAGEQPSHLISLYENRAFDERGELELRGTETGLFQRAGQEYKPYQFLLNLGCDTKTLMRFLPEEAVKKALAERGDEIRIAVTLDVRVQQLRSLNTDTGKQGGYATVILDSLPIHISVGEKDKAPLYEGPLQMAALQKLAAHQPEKAIPVQSKENEKAFALSPQGMLPLIASVAPEFLEDPEQLDQLMVMRWRFENVPMFDVKPDQVRFFDKGSQTLPSRDVRAAKAEKFKAWVKRWTESVPDQFTMQFDDFRFQGLDKDRPSPALFSNSFIPWSGGGNVNDYGHMMYGLKHPDTIQPAMAAEKVQELLDLFAIAPRDLLMDQIYAVPDQEGRNFKAAFPNPQAIPGLAMDRPAEPIFPLLRFDKEIWPAENARLEQTAHKPRLEITAKVASFKLVEELPRHPWVEGLSRFHSREYPSDRIIDKGKYAIMEVKLKSARLVDPATGKTVLPLELKEYRAVDLKALDQQNEQ; translated from the coding sequence ATGTTCAAAATCAGCATTACCTGCTTGTTGTTACTCAGTTTTCTGACCAGTCAGGGTTCCGCTGCGGATCGGATCTGGACCAGTGCCGATGGCAGGCAGAGGGTCAGAGCGGAGTTCGCTGGCCTGAAGGGAGATCAGGTGCAACTGAAGATTACCGGGGGGCTGATTGTGAGCCTCCCGCTGACTCAGTTCAGCCAGCGTGATCAGAAATATATCCAGCGGACTGCTTCAACCGATACACCGGATCAGACACCGAACTCTGAAACAAAAAAGATGGTGGTAGCGGACCAGGTTGACTCGGTCAAAACAGCGGACACTGAGACAAATAAGCAAGTGGCGGTTGCATCATCGGGAGATATGAAGCGGCTGGCGAATGATGATATCGGGAAGGCATCGAGGCTGCTGGGGGAGAAATTCAATCTCATGCTGGTGAATGGACTGCCGGTGATCCACCAGGAACACTTCCTGGAGTTGGAAAATATTGGTTCCGCTACCGAGCGGCATCAGCGTCATCAGGCTGCGGTGCAGGCTCTGGCACGCGAACGGCAGAACTTCAGCAAGTTGCTGGAACGTGTTGCTTTGGGTGTGGATGAGAGTTGGGTCGAAGAATTTCTACCAAATTTTATTGCCAATCATTATCCCCGACAGGTTGTGGAATCGGTGTTGAATTTCAAATATCAGACAGGGGGGGCGGTTGGTATCTGGAAAGGTGATAACGAATTTGAAAGACGGGCTGCACAACAGAAGTTCGAACGCGAGTATGGGGAGAGTCTGTCCGAGTTAGCGATCAAAGGGCCGTTTCGGATCTGTTTTATTTCCAAAGCACGATTATCGCCTTATGACTTTACCCGCAAGGGACTGTCGGTAAAAGCACTGGCGCACGGGGGAACGCCTGTGGTCCCTGGTGTCGAATGGAAGACAACATTTCCCACACTGCCTTCGAGTGGCGGATTTCGAAGGTCACTCAATGTTGCCGGTTCTCCGGTAGCCGGAACATCGTTCTGGAAAGTCGGTCCGGATATCGTCAACAGATTACCGAGCAGAACGAAAAAAAGTTTTATCGGAGGCGCGGTGACAGAGCGCTGGGCGTTTATTGCGACTGTGGTGACGTTTCGAAGTGCACCGTTACTGGAACCCGCTGATCGTCAAATGCCGGCCATTTTTGGAACGGTAGACTCCGTTGAACTGTTTGCAGATCCCACTTTGCGAAAGCCACTGCACAGCTTTCCTCTGAAACGCTATCCCACGGCTGTGCTGGTAGGTGGCGTGGAAGCTGTGAGCGAATCGTCGCAAGCAGTGATTCCCCTGGATGAATTTGCCGTAGCCGGTCTGATTGCCCGGAATCAGGGGCTGAAACTTAAAGACGAATCCTGGACCCGGATCTGGCAGCAGGTGAGTAAGAAAGATCAGCAGGCCGTTTTAAAGACGCGAGAAAAACTAAACTCGTACACCGATCTCAATTTCAGTATTCCCAGCATGATCAGCACGCAGCGGGCTTCAGCGGACTTGAATCAGCGGGTCAGTTCTGCCAGTCAGGAAGTGTCTCGACTGCGCTCGGAGATTCAGGGCCTGATGTCTCCGTCTCGACAGCCATTCTTTCCCCCTTTTGCAGGAACATTTGGTGCCACGTGGGATCAGGACCGTGAATCGATCTCAGCGGCGCAGCGGCAGCAGTTGTCCGACTGGCTGGCCGGTCGAACAGAAGCCGCGGGTGATCTGTATCGACTGAATTTCAAAGTGGTCCTCGATCCCCGGACAGATGAACCGCGACTGGAAGACATGTCATTGACTCAACAACAGGCTGAACTGCGTGCAGCGGGCGAACAGCCATCACATCTGATTTCCCTGTATGAGAATCGAGCATTTGATGAGCGCGGTGAACTTGAGCTGCGGGGGACAGAAACAGGACTCTTCCAGCGTGCGGGACAGGAGTATAAGCCCTATCAATTTCTGTTGAATCTGGGATGCGATACGAAAACTCTGATGAGATTCCTGCCGGAAGAGGCTGTGAAAAAGGCATTGGCTGAGAGAGGCGATGAAATTCGCATCGCGGTTACACTGGATGTCCGGGTTCAACAATTAAGGAGCCTGAATACAGATACGGGAAAACAAGGTGGGTATGCGACTGTGATTCTCGATTCGTTGCCCATTCATATTTCTGTTGGCGAAAAAGACAAGGCTCCTTTGTACGAGGGGCCCCTGCAGATGGCAGCGTTACAGAAGCTGGCAGCGCACCAGCCTGAAAAAGCGATTCCCGTTCAGTCGAAAGAGAATGAAAAAGCGTTTGCTTTAAGTCCCCAGGGGATGCTGCCGCTGATTGCTTCTGTTGCACCAGAGTTTCTGGAGGATCCGGAGCAACTGGATCAACTGATGGTGATGCGCTGGCGTTTTGAAAATGTTCCCATGTTCGATGTCAAACCTGATCAGGTTCGGTTCTTCGACAAAGGCTCACAGACTCTTCCCTCTCGTGATGTCCGCGCAGCGAAAGCGGAGAAGTTTAAAGCCTGGGTGAAACGCTGGACCGAATCGGTTCCGGACCAGTTCACGATGCAATTCGATGACTTCCGATTTCAGGGGCTGGATAAAGATCGCCCCAGTCCAGCGTTGTTTTCTAACAGCTTTATCCCCTGGAGTGGTGGTGGGAATGTGAATGATTATGGGCATATGATGTATGGGTTGAAGCATCCGGATACGATTCAACCAGCGATGGCTGCTGAGAAAGTACAGGAATTATTAGACCTGTTTGCGATCGCACCACGGGATCTTTTGATGGATCAGATCTATGCTGTTCCTGATCAGGAAGGTCGCAATTTTAAGGCAGCGTTTCCCAATCCTCAGGCAATTCCCGGTCTGGCAATGGATCGTCCTGCAGAACCGATTTTTCCCCTGCTGCGTTTCGATAAAGAGATCTGGCCAGCTGAGAATGCCAGACTGGAACAAACTGCTCACAAACCGCGGTTAGAGATCACAGCCAAGGTGGCTTCATTCAAGCTGGTGGAGGAATTACCTCGACATCCCTGGGTAGAGGGCTTGAGCCGATTTCACAGCAGAGAATATCCCTCAGATCGGATTATCGATAAAGGAAAGTATGCCATCATGGAAGTGAAACTGAAGTCCGCCCGACTGGTTGACCCTGCGACGGGGAAAACGGTTCTCCCCCTTGAATTAAAAGAGTATCGTGCAGTTGATCTGAAAGCATTGGATCAGCAAAACGAACAATAG